A portion of the Punica granatum isolate Tunisia-2019 chromosome 7, ASM765513v2, whole genome shotgun sequence genome contains these proteins:
- the LOC116213018 gene encoding glucan endo-1,3-beta-glucosidase 14-like, producing the protein MIRVALLLFAIHFSGYGLLGVESLGINYGQVGNNLLPPDKVLDLLSSLRLTKARIYDTNPQVLTAFANSDVELIVTIENNMLGQLTDPEQALQWVSTHIKPYFPKTKITGIHVGNEILGGDSSDPALMTNLVPAMASLQRALAQLGLDSHIQVSSPCSLGVLAESYPPSGGSFKGELSGVMYQLLQFLASTRAPFWINAYPYFAYKDDPSSISLDYVLFNPNQGMVDPYTKLRYDNMLYAQVDAVIFAMARMGFQGIEVRVSETGWPSKGDANEAGATLQNAAIYNRNLLRRQLQNEGTPLRPSTRLEVYVFALFNEDMKPGPTSERNYGLFQPDGRMTYNVGLSALSNHKATSATISLTSSATKVANKENQSLVYWMFVYLLTFQVLFMRRRPF; encoded by the exons ATGATTCGTGTTGCTCTACTTTTATTCGCGATCCATTTCTCAG GCTATGGTCTTTTAGGAGTGGAGTCTCTGGGGATCAACTATGGCCAAGTCGGGAACAACTTGCTGCCACCGGACAAGGTCCTCGACCTCTTGAGCTCCTTGAGGCTCACCAAAGCGAGAATCTACGATACCAACCCTCAAGTCCTGACTGCATTTGCAAACTCGGACGTCGAGCTCATAGTGACGATCGAGAACAACATGTTGGGCCAGCTGACGGATCCCGAGCAGGCCCTCCAGTGGGTCAGCACCCACATAAAGCCGTACTTCCCGAAAACCAAAATCACCGGTATCCATGTGGGGAATGAGATCCTGGGAGGGGATAGCTCTGACCCGGCCCTGATGACGAACTTGGTTCCAGCAATGGCGAGCCTCCAAAGGGCGCTGGCCCAGCTCGGGCTCGATTCGCACATTCAAGTCTCGAGCCCCTGTTCTCTCGGGGTCCTGGCAGAGTCGTACCCACCTTCTGGAGGGAGCTTCAAGGGCGAGCTGTCCGGGGTGATGTACCAATTACTACAATTCTTGGCGAGCACCAGGGCACCTTTCTGGATCAATGCCTACCCCTACTTTGCATACAAGGACGACCCTTCCAGCATTTCCCTGGACTACGTCCTCTTCAACCCTAACCAGGGAATGGTCGATCCTTACACAAAGCTCCGCTACGACAACATGCTCTATGCTCAAGTTGATGCAGTCATCTTTGCCATGGCCAGGATGGGCTTCCAAGGGATCGAAGTTCGGGTGTCTGAAACCGGGTGGCCTTCAAAAGGAGATGCAAACGAGGCTGGGGCAACCTTACAGAATGCAGCGATTTATAATAGGAATCTGCTGAGGAGACAACTGCAGAACGAAGGGACACCATTGAGACCGAGTACAAGGCTGGAGGTTTACGTGTTTGCGCTGTTCAACGAGGATATGAAGCCCGGACCGACTTCGGAGAGGAACTACGGTCTCTTTCAACCTGATGGCAGAATGACTTACAACGTTGGACTTTCCGCCTTGTCGAATCATAAAGCCACTTCAGCTACCATCTCTCTCACTTCCTCCGCCACCAAG GTAGCGAATAAGGAAAACCAAAGCTTGGTTTACTGGATGTTTGTGTATTTGCTGACCTTTCAAGTACTCTTTATGAGAAGAAGACCCTTTTAA